Proteins encoded in a region of the Prunus persica cultivar Lovell chromosome G4, Prunus_persica_NCBIv2, whole genome shotgun sequence genome:
- the LOC18781128 gene encoding uncharacterized protein LOC18781128, whose product MGDFSIQISSNLVDKLVHDAEKSKRKPRRTKIKVPREPQEPQTKTNQKQVSDNSETPKGTGAKGWPLQPPIFVPVTPPSQSTYAELDAIRSVLQESERVLERLQKQEENMVQEVTQRAKELHDKEFKLPFQKPMPCLSEKDACLACYKEHADNPLKCAGFVKSFEDCARRIRQQVGSAEK is encoded by the coding sequence ATGGGTGATTTTAGCATTCAGATTAGCTCCAATCTGGTTGACAAGCTTGTTCATGATGCTGAGAAGTCAAAGAGAAAACCCAGAAGAACTAAAATTAAGGTACCACGAGAGCCTCAAGAGCCCCAAACGAAAACAAACCAGAAACAGGTTTCTGATAATTCTGAAACACCCAAGGGGACAGGTGCTAAAGGATGGCCTCTTCAGCCTCCTATATTCGTGCCTGTAACCCCTCCTTCACAATCTACCTATGCGGAGTTAGATGCTATCAGATCTGTTCTTCAAGAGAGCGAGAGGGTTCTGGAGCGGTTGCAGAAGCAGGAGGAGAATATGGTGCAGGAAGTGACACAAAGAGCAAAGGAACTTCATGATAAGGAGTTCAAGCTTCCATTCCAGAAGCCTATGCCCTGCTTATCGGAGAAGGATGCTTGCTTGGCTTGCTACAAGGAGCATGCCGACAACCCTCTGAAATGCGCTGGTTTTGTCAAAAGTTTTGAAGATTGTGCTCGCAGAATTAGGCAGCAAGTGGGTTCAGCAGAGAAGTAA